The Helianthus annuus cultivar XRQ/B chromosome 11, HanXRQr2.0-SUNRISE, whole genome shotgun sequence region GTATCCTCATTGCAGTTTACGACAGCAGTCAACTTATGTTGATGCCCAGGTAATTTTGTTTCCATTTTTAATCTGTTATGTATTATGTTTCATGATTTGTGAACTTAGTCGAAAAAAGAGCAGGGGCGGACCAAGCTATATAGTCAGGGGTAGCTGCCCCCTTGAGAAAAATTAGGGGAGCCACGGGAGTTGGTGTCATGATGAATGATAAAAAGAGTCGTTTTTCATTCGGGGGAACTCCAATTTATCATTTCACGGGAACCTCTACTTTTAGTCAATACACTGTTGCGCATGATGAAAGTGTCACCAAGATTGATCCTAAAGCTCATTTGGAGAAAGTTTGCCTTCTTGGCTGTGGTGTCCCTACTTGTATATTTTTCTTAACTTCAGCATATTGTTGTTATATTCAAAAGCTAGTTGTGTGGTTCTAATTTTTGTCTTCAGGTCTTGGTGCGGTTTGGAACACAGCAAAAGTTGAAGCAGGATAAATGTTTACTATTTTCGGTCTTGGAACTGTTGGTCTTGCAGTAAGTTTGTATATAAAGATGATTTATCTTTTACTTATCATAAATACGGATGTTTCTTTTAAAACTGTATAAACTCGAATACCATTTGATAGGTAGCGCAGGGTGCGAAAGCAGCAGGTGCTACACGTATAATTGGGATAGATATTGACAACCGAAAGTTTGATCGAGGTATGCATTAGTTACATTTTTTCTCTTTTCTATGGCACATGATAAAACATATGGTAGGCTTAATAACATTTTCTTTTATCAATTATGAATTGCAGCAAAAGACTTTGGTGTGACTGAGTTTGTGAATCCAAAAGACCACGACAAACCGACCCAACAAGTTCTTGTTGATATGACAGATGGAGGTGTCGATTATAGTTTTGAGTGTATTGGTAATGTTTCCATTATGAGGGCTGCTTTGGAGTTGTCTTCTAGGACGCGTTAGATGTATCATTTGGTTATCAGTATTTTTTTGCTTATTTTCCTGCAAATTTTAGCAAAAAAACTGGATTTtccagtttttttttgtttttttttaaatattccgTCACAAATGTGTTGCAATTTTTTGATATTCCGTCACAAATGCGTTGCAATTTTTTGATATTGCGTTGCAATTTTTTGATATACAACATAGGAAATGCGTAGTAAAGGCGTCACAAATTTCCTACACCATATTTCCGTAGGAAATACGTTAAAATTTGCGTTGTAATTGCGTAGTAAATAGTTTCCGACGGGGCTTTTTCCAACATCAAGGTTTTGTTGCAGATCCGTAGCAAATGTCAATTTTTGACGAATTTGTGACGGAAAAGTGTGTTAAAAATTGTcatttttctagtagtgaaaAATTCAACAACAAAATTGTTTTACCTTAATAGCGTACCGTAAATATACATTTAATTGTGCAATATTGTAAATCAATTGTTTATTCTCTTTCCTAGTTTATAGGCTCTTATGTACATTATTTATATGGCTTTTATCAATCAATACAAGGTGTGAGATTGAGCCCTCATATTGTTCACATGGTATCAGCCTAAGGCGATCCTTTTCCTTTTTCCTTCTTCATCTTTTTTCGGCCTACCCTACCCTACCTTTCCTGTTTTCCGCCGCCGCCACCATGGCAAACTCCACCTCCCTCAATCTTCCAACCACCCTTCACTCTCTTCTTCACTTTATTCCCCACAAACTCACATCCTCAAATTATCTTGCTTGGAGCCAACATGTTACCCTTGTTCTCTCCTCTCAAAACCTGCTCGGTCATGTTGATGGCACAACAAACCCTCCTGCTGAAACTATTACCATAGCCGACTCACCTGCCAAACCCTCCCCCAATCCGAAGGATGCGGCCTGGATGGCAAACGATCAAACTCTTTGCCTTCTACTCCAATCCTCTCTCTCTGAAGAAGCGATGTCGGAGGTTATTGGTCTTCACACTGCCCGCCAAATCTGGCATGCCCTAGAAACTGCGTACAGTGATCGTTCCACTGATCGTATGCACACCCTTCGCGACAACCTTCGTCTTCTACAAAAAGGTTCTTCAACCGTCGCTGAATTCGGTCGCAAATTCAAGGCTATTTGCGATCAACTTGCCGCCATTGGCCATCCGGTTGATGAAACTGACAAGTGCCACTGGTTCCTGTGTTGACTTGGACCTACTTACGATCACTTCTCCACTACTCATCGTGCGCTCGGCACATCCTCTTTCCGCGAACTCCTGGCTAAAACTGAAAACCAAGAAATTTTCATGCAATCGCTACACGGCCACACGCCTCCCGCTGTTGCCTTTACCGCCAATTCGTCTCGGTCTGGTAACTCAAATCGTTCAAATTCTGGTTCTAACTCTTTTAATCGTGGTAGGGGTCGAGGTCGTAATGCAGGTCGTGGTGGCGGTGGAAGACCACCACATTGTCAATTATGCTGAACCGATGGTCACTATGCCAACACCTGTCCAAATCTCGCAAGCTTTGCAAAACAAGCTTCTCTCATTGATGCCAATCTCGCCCATGCTTTTCATGCTCAATTTCATATCACTGATGCAAATCATCCAGATTGGACCGGTGATACAGGTGCGTCGGCCCATATGACTCCCTTTGTCTCGGACCTTGATGTCAATTTTGGTTCTCCTACAAATGAGTTTGTTCGTTTCGGCAATGGTCATACGTTACCTGTTACGAACATGGGCACTAAATCTCTTTCTCAAACTCTAAATCTTAAAAATGTTCTTGTTGTCCCACATCTTACTAAACGTCTTCTCTCTATTAGTAAGCTTACCCATGATTCTCCTGTAGATGTCCTGTTTTCTAATAATTTTTTTCACATCCAGGATCGACACACAAAGGAGATCCTAGCCAAGGGAACATGTGAAAACGGACTCTACATTCTTCGCGAAGGAAATTAAGCTTTCATCGCCTCCTATTCGGATTATCATCTTAAAGCGTCTTTTGAAAAGTGGCATGATCGTCTAGGACACGTGTCTTTTGATATTATTTCTAGATTGCATAAACATGGTTCCTTGTTTGTTACTTCTCTTTTGCCAAAACCTAGTATTTGTTCTTCATGTCAATTATCTAAGTCTCATCGATTGCCATTTGCTTTAAATGTTAAACGTTCTTTACATGCTCTAGATTTAATACATTGTGATTTGTGGGGTCCTGCGCCTGTTACATCTACGAATGGTTATCGATTTTATGCCATATTTATTGATGACCATTCTCGTTTCACGTGGTTTTATCCACTTAAACAAAAATCTGATTTTTATGAAGCCCTATTAGTGTTTGTCCCGTTTGTTCAGAATCAATTGTCATGCACTGTTAAAACATTTCAGAGTGATGGTGGAACTGAATTCACTAACAATCGCGTACAAAAATTTTTTCGTGAACATGGAATTCATCATCGTCTTTCCTGTCCCCACACTCCTGAACAAAACGGACGTATCGAACGTAAACACAGACACATCACCGAAACCGGTCTTGCAATGCTTTTTAACTCTGATGCTCCTGCTACATTATGGACCGATGCCTTTGCCTCGGCTACCTTCATCATAAATCGCTTACCTTCTTCTATACTTGATTTTAAATCTCCCTACGAAATCTTGTATGGATGCACTCCAACGTATTCAAATCTTCGTATTTTTGGTTGTCGTGTGTTTCCATATTTGCAGGATTATGCGAAACATAAATTATCTCCGCGCAGTGCGGAATGCATTTTTGTTGGTTATGATGCACAATATAAAGGCTACAAATGCTTGGACCCTCTCTCCCATCGTGTCTATGTTACACGCCATGCGCAATTTGATGAAGATACCTTTCCTTTAAGCAAAAAAGTCTCGCCTATTGATGAAGCCACCTTGGTCTTCTCAAACTTTGACGAAGTCCTACCTGCTCCAATCATACCCAATCCACCCACCATTCCTACTGTTCCCAGTGTTCCCACCGGCTCTCCATCACCTACGCCTTCCTCGACACAATGCTCATTGTGTCCTCATTCATTGTCACCCAAACAACCCTTCCCCTCTCACTGTGTTCCCCTCACCGAAAATCAGCAAACCTTCACCTCAGCCCAACCCTTCCTATCGGTCCAACAATCCCCATCCGCCCAACCCTCCACCTCGGCCCAACACTTCCCATCCGTCCAACCCTCCACATCGGCCCAAACATCTCAGACTGGCCAACCCTCCACCTCGGCCCAACACTCCCCTCGGCCCGATCCAACTGTTCAGCCTGTCCAGCCTACTTCCGCCACTGACCAGCCCAATTCCACCGTTATCCAGCCCAACTCACCTCTGCCACCTATCCCACCCAGCCCACAATCACCCATTCCTCTCACCCAACCCGCTCCTGGATCCGCTTCTGTGCCAGTACCATCACACCCTATGAGGACTCGATCGAAGAAAGGAATTTACAAGCCAAAATATTTTGCTAATCTTTCCTTGTTTTCAGGTACTTTACATCACGCTTTACTTGCAGCACAGGATCCTCGCGGTTACAAATCGGCCGCAAAGCATACAAAATGGGTAAAGGCTATGGAAGAGGAACTTCAGGCTTTACGGGCTAACAAGACTTGGGTTCTCGTTCCACGACCCGCGGGTTCAAATGTGGTTGGTTCGAAATGGATTTTCAGAACAAAGTATAAAGCAGATGGTTCCATTGACATATACAAGGCTCGTCTAGTTGCTCAGGGCTTCACTCAAGTCCCTGGCCTCGATTTCTCTCATACTTTCAGTCCGGTAGTCAAGGCTTCAACTGTTCGTGTAGTTCTTGCTCTTGCTACTATTTACGGCTGGTCTCTTCGTCAGTTGGATGTTCGTAATGCTTTCTTAAATGGCAATCTTACTGAAACTGTTTATATGGAGCAACCTACAGGATTTGTTGATTCACAGTTTCCTCATCATGTATGTCGTCTCAATAAGGCTCTCTACGGTCTCAAgcaagcacctcgggcttggttTCAACGCCTGAGCAATTTTCTGCTTGCACGAGGATTTGTATGCAGCAATGCTGATATCTCTCTCTTCATTTTTCGAAAGGGGACCGCTATCGTATATCTTCTGGTCTACGTCGATGATATTATTATTACTGGTAGTGATTTGGCTCTCGTTCAATCCTTTGTCACCAGCTTGCACAAGGAATTCTCGGTTAAAGATTTGGGGGCTCTTGGTTATTTCTTGGGTCTTGAAGTTACTTATTCTGATCGTGCCATCTTCCTCAGCCAGGCaaaatatgctcatgacattctGGCTCATGCCGGTTTATTGGATGCTAAGCCGGTTGACACACCCTTAGCTTCCACAGAGATTTTTCACAGCAGCGGTGATTCTTTTCATGATCCCACGCTCTATCGTTCATTGGTTGGTGCTCTTCAGTATCTTACAATTACACGTCCTGATCTCTCTTATGCTGTTAATCAGGCCAGTCAGCATCTACAGTCGCCTACGGTTTCTCATTTTCAGTCCGTTAAGCGTATCCTTTGTTGCGTCAAGGGCACTATTTCCTTTGGGTAGACCTTTTCTAAGCCAGACACGCCTACTTTAGTGGGATACTCTGATGCTGACTAGGCACGTTGTATTGAAACGCGTCGATCCACGTACGGCTACTCGATTTATTTAGGTGGAAATCTTGTTTCGTGGAGTGCAAAGAAGCAGCCTACTGTGTCTCGTTCTAGCTGTGAATCTAAATATCGTGCAATGGCAAACACTGCGGATGAGATCATCTGGATCACTCATCTTTTGCGGGAATTACATGCTCTCCCATCTGCTCGTCCCACTCTTCTTTGCGATAATAAGAGTGCCATTTTTCTTAGTCAGAATCCCGTAGCACATAAACGCGCCAAGCATATTGATATT contains the following coding sequences:
- the LOC110944349 gene encoding alcohol dehydrogenase class-3-like translates to MFTIFGLGTVGLAVAQGAKAAGATRIIGIDIDNRKFDRAKDFGVTEFVNPKDHDKPTQQVLVDMTDGGVDYSFECIGNVSIMRAALELSSRTR